A genomic window from Punica granatum isolate Tunisia-2019 chromosome 2, ASM765513v2, whole genome shotgun sequence includes:
- the LOC116197380 gene encoding glucan endo-1,3-beta-glucosidase-like, with protein sequence MAFIQGVIIMLVLASAHNGISIVEAQLDPGVCYGRQGSNLPPASKVVAMYKQYGIRNMRLFDPDLDVLTALKGQQIQVTLGVHNQDLPKLVVIDAAKSWYNTYVQNFPDVPIRLIAVGNEVIPGEFSQYVLPVMQNFQTIISSSNGTVIGVTTVVSMDTMSATYPPSSGAFKAEASSVMTGLLSFLASHNYPLLLNAYPYFPYAANPGDVSLAYAQFTAPGPVVHDGGLDYWNLLDAMVDSVYAAMEKVGMPNVAILISESGWPSAGNGDFTTAGLAATYNQNLLKKFSSQTGTPRRPSNKLTGYIFAMFNEDLKPTGIEQHWGCSIPMAHPFIVFSASNY encoded by the exons ATGGCATTCATCCAAGGGGTTATCATTATGCTCGTTTTAGCATCTGCTCATAATGGGATAAGTATCGTAGAAGCACAACTCGATCCAGGAGTTTGTTACGGGAGGCAGGGAAGTAATCTTCCTCCGGCTTCTAAGGTTGTGGCAATGTACAAGCAATATGGTATTAGAAACATGAGGCTCTTTGATCCAGACCTAGATGTTCTCACAGCACTCAAGGGACAGCAGATACAAGTCACTCTAGGCGTGCACAACCAAGATCTACCGAAGTTGGTGGTGATTGATGCAGCAAAGTCATG GTACAACACATACGTACAAAACTTTCCGGATGTTCCTATCAGGCTTATAGCTGTTGGCAACGAAGTCATCCCGGGAGAGTTCTCTCAGTATGTCTTACCAGTGATGCAAAACTTCCAGACCATCATCAGCAGCTCCAACGGGACGGTGATTGGAGTCACAACTGTAGTCTCCATGGACACCATGAGTGCCACTTACCCGCCTTCAAGCGGTGCATTCAAGGCTGAGGCATCCAGTGTAATGACCGGTCTGCTCTCGTTTTTGGCTAGCCATAATTATCCCCTATTGCTAAACGCGTATCCCTACTTTCCATATGCTGCAAACCCCGGAGACGTGTCACTGGCCTACGCACAGTTCACTGCACCAGGTCCAGTGGTGCACGATGGTGGACTAGACTACTGGAACCTTCTCGATGCTATGGTCGACTCTGTCTACGCAGCAATGGAGAAAGTCGGCATGCCTAATGTGGCCATCTTAATTTCAGAGTCCGGTTGGCCTTCTGCTGGAAATGGGGACTTCACAACCGCTGGTCTTGCCGCCACTTACAATCAGAATCTCTTGAAGAAATTCAGCAGCCAAACCGGGACTCCAAGAAGACCCTCCAATAAGCTGACTGGGTACATTTTTGCAATGTTCAATGAGGACCTTAAACCTACTGGTATAGAACAGCACTGGGGTTGTTCTATCCCGATGGCACACCCGTTTATCGTGTTTTCGGCTAGTAATTATTGA